The genomic segment TATGTAGGAACACATGCTGCACCAGCCTCTGCCGCCCTCATCTTCTGGGCTTTCGGACGAGGACAGGTTCAGGCAGCAATAAAAAAGTTTGCCGATTTGACGGTTAGGATAATAAGAGAACAGCAAAAACGGAAATAGTAAATCTGGCAACCTGTATGGTTGAAAGGCTTTCAATTGATACTTGATGGTGAAAAAGAGAAAAAGGGTGCATCATGGACTTATGACACACCCTCTGCTTATAAAAAACATTAAATTATAGTGTTGCGGAAATAAGGAAATATTAAATTATGGCAAAGGAAAACTATAGTAAATATGAAATGAATGGGGTACTCAAAGTACTATCATTTAGTCATGTATCACTTCATAAAAGTAATACAAAATGCACCATGTTATTTTTTAATCATTACAAAATAATAAATAATATCGTGATAAAGCATTTATTGTTGACGGTGATAGCTCTGTGCATGGATACTTTTGCCCTTGCCACACCCCCGTATTGCAAAGTGTACACACTTGAGGAACTTGATGTGGTTATCAAGAACAGTAGCGTTTATACTCATAAGTACGAGCAGAGGATTGACGTGTTGAAGCAAAAGCTTCGTAGAGCGAATAATGATGAGGAAAGATTGGCGGTGTCTCGTGACATCTTCGCTAAATACAAGCCTTTTAAGTTGGATTCTGCATACGTGTATGCGGAACGAAAACTTAGTTTGGCAAAGAAATTGAATGTTTATGAGGACAGTGTCTATTCTGAGTTGGATATTGCGGGTATCTTTACCAAGAGTGGCAACTATTTGGAGGCGAACAGAATACTTTCGGCATTGGATGTCAGTTTGATGTCCAATGATATGCGCCAATACTATTATGGTTTGTATGGCGAACTTTACGATGCACTTCGTCAAACAGCGATAACCTCTATCCAGCGTGAATACTATGAGCGGAGGCGTTTGCTTTACCGAGATTCGCTCAAGAACTTAAATGTCTTGAACACCGATTGGGACAAGGCTGAGTTCTTGATAACGAATCAGAAATATACAGATGCGTTGCATATTCTCCTTGCTTCTTACAAAAAGTTGACGGTGGATGACCGAGAGATGGGATATGTGGCTTATTCTATCTCTGATATTTATCGCCAGATAAATGACAAGGATAAGGAAAAGCAGTATCTCATCATTTCAGCCATGTCTGATTTGAAAAATAGTATCAAGGAGTATGTGTCGCTTCGTCGTCTTGCCACCTTATTATATGAGGAGGGGGATGTAACTCGTGCTTACTTGTATATGAGAAAGTCGATGGAGGATGCTACCTTTTGTAATGCGAGACTACGTATTATTGAGGTTTCTGATGCTTTGCCTATTATAGATAATGCGTATGATGCCATGCGCAAGTCCGAGCGAGCACATATCACCTTAGGATTGATTATCGTGAGCTTCCTCTTGCTGTTGGTGGGGGCTTTGATGATTTATACTCGTAAGCAGTTGCATCGAATCGCCCATGCTCGCCGTGCCTTGGAAGAGTCAAACAAGAGTTTGAATGAGATGAACCAGAAGTTGAATTCTCTCAATACACAATTGACTTCTACCAATGACAAACTGAACGAAGCCAATACGGCTCTGCAAGAGACCAATAGGTCGCTCTTCGAGAGTAATAAGATTAAGAATATCTATATCATGGAGTTTATGAACAAGTGTTCGGCTTATATAGATAAGTTGGATGCTTATCGACGTTCACTCAATAAATTGGCTGCCAATGGTGGACTGCAGGAACTCTATAGACGTTTGAAGTCAAGTGCCATCGTGGAGGATGAAATCGAAGAGTTCTTTGAGGACTTCGACCGTATCTTCCTCCGAATCTTTCCAGAGTTTGTTGTGTCCTTCAATGGTTTGATGAAGGAAGACGAGAATATTCAACCCAAGAAGGTCGGCCGACTTAACACAGAGTTACGCATCTATGCCTTGTTGCGTTTGGGTATTGTGGAGAATGAGAAGATTGCTGCTTTCTTGAGATGTTCCAAGCAGACGGTATATTCTTATCGTTCTCGCATCCGTTTACGCTCTCTTTATCCTGAGGATTTTGAAGAAAGAGTAGCTAAAATAGATTAAAATCTCTTTAATATATGCGAAATACCCTTTGGATAGGGTTTGTATTTTTCTCTTGTGCTGAATATCATAAGTATTTGATATTCAGCACAAGTGTTGTTTGTACATATTTGTATTTTTGGTGTACGGTGTTATAACCTATTTAAAAAAGCCCTATCTTTGCAACCAACAACGCCGACAAGGCTGTATTTGGAATTTAAAATAACATAACTAACAATTAATGAACAATTTGAACATGAAGAGATTATTATCTTTCGCTTTCATTGCTTGTGCTGCATTTCTTACGGTAACAGCGCAAGGTGTTGTAAGCAACAATCCTGTGGCTGCAACCAATGCTATCGTGAAATGTGGCAATGCTCGTTTCACCGTGCTTACTCCTGAGATGATACGCATTGAGTATAGTGCAAAGGGTACGTTTGAGGATCAAGCAACATTTACGGTTGTCAATCGTAATTTGGATGTTCCTCAATTTACAAAAACTGAAGATGATACCTATTTATATATAACAACATCCAACTTGAAGTTGAAGTATCGCAAGGGTACAGACCCTCGTACAATACCAGCTTCTTCCACGAACCTTACCATTGCAGTCAACGGTGATGGTGTTCAGTCCGTATGGTATCCAGGTAAGCCAGACCCATTGAACCTGAAGGGAACCTGCCGTACTTTGGATGGACTGATGGGCGATAGCAAGCGTTCAGAGATGGAAAACGGTCTTGTGTCACGTTCTGGTTGGGCAGTGATAGACGACTCTTGGAGTTCCTCTCGTGCAGATGGTGGACGTTCATACGCATTGGTGCCAAGTACGGAAGTTGGATATAGTTGGTGGGCTGACCGTGCAGACAATCATGCAATGGACACCTATTTCTTGGGTTATGGTCACAATTACAAGAAGGCAATAGCCGACTTTACAAAGATAGCAGGTGACATACCTTTGCCTCCAGACTATGTGTTTGGATATTGGTATAGCAAGTATGCCTCTTATTCGGCAGATGATTATCGCAATATCATGAAGGACTTGAAGACGAACAAGATTCCTACTGATGTGATGATTCTCGACATGGATTGGCATTGGAATGGTAATGCTTACAGTGGTTCGGAAGGTCGTGGAGGTTGGACTGGTTGGTCTTGGAATACAAACTTGATTCCAAATGCTACCCAATTACTTTCAGAGATGCACGAACAGAACTTTAAGACTGCTCTCAACTTGCATCCTGCCGATGGAATCAATGAGGTGGAGTCTCCATCTTATTTTGCGGCAATGAAGTCCGAATTGGGTGGCAAGTATCTCAATGATGATAAGAACACCATCAACTGGAGTCTTGATTATACAGATTTTACAAAGTCTTTCTTTAAGAATATCATCCGTGACCATGAAAAAGAAGGCGTAGATTTCTGGTGGATAGATTGGCAACAGCATCTTACGAGTCCATATACCAACTCTTTGAGTGAGACATTCTGGTGCAACCATGTGTTCTATAATGAGGCAGCGAAGCGTACCGGCCATCGTCCTGTCATCTTCCATCGTTGGGGAGGTTTGGGTAGCCATCGTTATCAGATAGGTTTCTCGGGTGATGCCAATATCAGTTATGACGCTTTGGCATTTGAGCCATACTTCACAGCAACGGCTTCTAATGTTGGTTACGGTTATTGGGGACACGACCTGGGAGGTCACATGTATTCAAGTGAAGAACTTGTCAACAATCCTAACCTCGTGTTACGCTGGATTCAGTTTGGCGTGTTTACCCCAATCTTCCGTACTCATGCCACAAGTGATGACCGCATCGAACGTAGAATCTGGAAGTTCTCTAATTTCCCTACCATATTGGAGGCAGTGCGTTTGCGTTATACTTTGTTCCCATACATCTATACGATGGCTCGCAAGACATACGAAACAGGTATCTCTCTTTGCCGTCCACTCTATTATGAGTATCCAGAGGTAGAGGAGGCTTACACATACGATGGAGAGTATTTCTTTGGTGATGACATCTTGGTGGCTCCTATCACGGCTCAAGCAGGGAGTGACGGAAAGACCAATAAGGAAATCTGGTTCCCTGAAGGTAAATGGTGGAGTGCATCTACTCATGAGATGATAGAAGGCCCATGCAAGCGCACAATGACATTTACAGAAGAACAGATACCTTATTTCTTCCGTGAAGGTTCGGTCATTCCTTTCAATCCATCTACAGTGATGAATGTTACGGAACGTCCTGATAACTTGGTGCTTCATGTGGTGGCTGGTGCCAATGGTGAAGGTTCTCTTTATGAGGATGATGGTGACAATGCTGATTATGCTACCGATTATGCCAAGACTTCCTTGAAGCAAGTTTGTGATGGCAACAGAGGTGAATACATCATCTCGGAACGTCAAGGTTCAGTAAGCAAAGCTCCTCAGAACCGTTCTTATGTGATGCACATCTATAATACTTCTGCTCCTATCTCAGCCCAAGTGGATGGTGTGAGTGCAACTTTCAGCTATGATGAGGCTACTCATTGCACTACGGTGGAAGTACCTTCGGGAAGTTGTTCGCTGGAACGAAAAGTCGTCGTGGAGTATAGTCCTGCGACGGCAATAGATAAGATAGGGGCAAATAAGGTAAGTGTTGCTTATGACAAGACTGGTCAACAACTTGTTGCTTCATTCGGCAAACTTGCCCAACAAGTATCCTTGGTGGTGAGCAATGTCGCTGGCAAGACGTTGTTGGCAAACAACTATAAGCAAGTAGATGGCTTCTCTGAAGATTTGTCAATGTTGATGCCACAGCTATATATAAGTAAGGTGGTGGCTGACAGCAAGACATACGTAAACAAGTTTATTAAAGAATAAAAGTGATATACCCATGAAAAGATTATTTTTGTCACTATATGCCATCTTGGCTGTTTGGGGAGTGAAAGCTGCTGATATGCCTTACTCCTTGGAGTTGTCGCAACTATATATCATTGGTGATGCTACTCCATACGCTTGGGATACCAGCAAGACTCCTGATATGGAAAAGATAAATGAGGGACTGTTTCGATGGACAGGTCACTTGGAGGCTGGCAAGGAATTTAAGTTCCTCAATACGAGAGCATTTCATAAGCATATCGTAGGTACTTCGGCAGACCAAAATATCCAAGTAGGTCAGTATTATGACCTAAACTTGGAAATCAACTGGGAATTGCCTGGAGACAAGGACTTAAAGTTTAAGCCAACTGTCACTGGAGACTATACCGTGTATGTTGATTTGCAAAGCATGAAGATGGTTGTTTGTGAGAAGGAAGATGAGGTGGAATTGCCAGAAAAGCTCTATGCGACGGGTACTGCATTGGGAGGCAAGGTAGTGGAACTCCCACAGTATGGCAATGTAGAGTTCAAGACGTTGCTTGATTTGCAACCGGGTAATCTCATTCTGCAAGATACACCAGAGGCGACATCATCTACGAAGTATTATACTTCTCTCTTTGAAGGCGTGGATATTTCCTTTGGACAAGACTATAGCTCTTCCTTGAAATGTACGACAGATAAGCAGACTGAAGGATGGAGTGTGAGCGTTCCTGGTAAATATACGCTTTATGCTATCAAAGACAAACATCAGGCATACGCCAAGATATTCAAGCCACGCCGTACACTCTATTTGGTAGGAGGATGCCTCAAGAAATATTGGGACTATTGGACAGACCCAGCTACTTGCCAATTCACTCCAAGTTCATCCAATCCAGAGGAATTGGTATGGGAAGGTTACTTATCTCCTACATGGAGCGATGACCGTCAAGAACCAAGCAAGTTGAAGATACTGACCAACCAGAGTTGGACATCGGAAACTTTTCATCCATACGTAGCCGACACTCCTTTGGTTGGTGAAGGAAACTTCCGTAGTTCAGGTGGCGATGATGTGAAATGGGAAATCTCCGAGGCAGGGAATTATCGCATTACCATCAATACGGCAACAGAAACCATTCGTGGAGAACTGTTGGGTAGCAATGCCAAGGAACTGAATGCCGTAACAGAAGTTCGGAAGGTAGAACAGGATGCTTCTGTACAGATCGTTTGTGGCAAAGGAACGATATACGTGAAGTCAACAGAGAAGCCTGTTACAATATCGGTGTGTTCGATATATGGCAAGCAGATCGCTTCTTACTCAAACATCCAAGAGGGTGTCGTTGCAGAAGGCTTGGCAAAAGGAGTATATATCGTAAAAACCGTAGGCGCAAGAACTTCCTGTCCCAAGAAAATCATGATAGATTAATTAAGGTTCCTAACCGAAAAGAATATACATTAACTTAAAAGTATAAAGCATATGAAAACATTCCTAAAAAAGACAACCGCACTGTTATGCTTGTGCATGCTGATGCCTCTTACGCTTTTGGCACAGGAAATGCTGAAAGTGCAGGGTACTGTCACTGATGCTTCTGGTGAGCCTCTGATAGGTGTAAATGTAAGGACATCTTCTTCCAAGGCAGGTGCCGTTACAGACATGGATGGTAACTATACCATCGAGGTTTCTCCTAAGGCTACCTTAGTATTCTCATACGTGGGTTTTGAGGCTCTCTTACCGAGGCGGTAAAGGGACGCAAGAAAATCAATGTTACCATGAAAGAAGATGCAAATATTAATATCTAAAAATATTTATTAACATGAATGTAAGACAGACGTTTTTATGCTCGTTATTGCTGATGCCTGGTGTAGGTGCTGGCGTTACTACCATATCTGCTGCATTGCCTAATGTTGTTCAGCAGCAACAAAAAGGCATTAAGGCAAGTGGTACAGTTGTTGATAATGAGAACAATCCTTTGATAGGTGCCACAGTCACTGTCAAGGGAACCAAGACTATTGCTATTACTGATATGGATGGACACTTCTATATCGATGTACCAAACAAAAATAGTGTCTTGGTTTTTAACTATCTCGGTTTTAAGCCTCAAGAGGTAAAGGTAGGATCTGATATTAACTTTAATATCCAGTTGAAAGAAGATGCGGTAAGTGCCGATGAGGTTGTTGTCGTAGGTTATGGTAACCAGAAAAAGCTTTCGGTCATTGGCTCTATTCAGACACTTGACCCGGGAAATCTCCAGATGGGTTCTTCTCGTTCAATGAGTAACAACTTAGCTGGTCAATTGGCTGGTGTTATCGCATATCAGCCTTCTGGTGAACCTGGTTATGACAACTCGCAGTTCTGGATTCGAGGTATTTCAACTTTTGGTGCAGGCGGTAGTTCTCCATTAGTATTGGTAGATGGTGTAGAGCGTAGTTTGAACGATATAGATCCTGCAGAAATCGAGTCGTTCTCTGTATTGAAGGATGCTTCTGCAAGTGCCATGTATGGTGTACGTGGTGCTAATGGTGTCATTATCATCAATACCAAGCGTGGCTCTGTTGCTAAGCCTTCTATTGACTTCAGATTTGAGCAGGCTATTACGAAACCGACCAAATTGCCCGAATTTATCGGCGCAGCAGAATATATGACGTTACTTAACAATTTGTGTTCTGATCCCAGTAAGAGAATGTTTACCAAGGATCAAATCATGAAAACATATACTGGTTACGATAAAGATCTTTATCCTGATGTAGACTGGATAGATGCTATTACTAAGGACTATGCCACTTCTACCCGAGGTAACATGACAGTCTCAGGAGGAACTAATATATTAAGGTATTCATTGACAGCTTCTGTCTATCACGAGACTGGCATTATGGAGACAGATGATACTTTGCCTTATGATACAGGGTCAAAACTGACACGCTTTAATATGCGTGCCAATGTCGATCTCGATTTGACCAAAACCACCTTGCTTCGTTTCAATGTGGGTGGATATCTGCAGAACTTGCGCAAGTCGAATAGTGGTACCGACAATGTGTTTACTCATGCATTCGAAACCCCACCATTTGTACATCCTGCCATTTATTCAGATGGTACTATCCCTATTGCCAGTGCCAATCGTTTCAATCCTTGGGCAGAGAGTACACAGCAGGGCTATTATAGAGGAACACGAAGTAAGTTGGAGTCTCTCTTCCAGTTGGAACAAAACCTGAAAATGATTACACCTGGTTTGAAGTTCAAGGCAACTTTTGCATTTGACACCTATAACGAGAACTTTGTAACTCGTGGAAAGACCCCAACCTATTATGGTGTGGCTAAGTCGCGAGGTGATGAGGGTGAGCTGATTCATGGTGTACTTTCTTATGGTAGCGAGTTCTTAGGGCATAGCTCCAATGCAAATTATGGTAACAACAGTACTTATTTAGAGTTCTCCTTAGGCTATAATCATACTTTTGCCAAAAAGCATGCCGTAGATGCCCTCTTCCTTTACAACCAGCGTTCTTACGATTGGGGTGATATCCAACCTAAGCGTTCACAAGGTATAGCGGGTCGTCTTTCTTATACATTCGACCGTCGTTATGTGGGTGAGTTCAACTTCGGTTACAATGGTAGTGAGAATTTTGCCAAAGGCCATCGCTTCGGTTTCTTCCCATCTCTTGCCTTAGGTTGGATTATTTCTGAGGAAAAGTTTATGAGAAACAGTGCTGATTGGCTGACTCTCTTGAAGTTGAAAGGCTCTATAGGTAAGGTCGGTAATGATGATATCGGAGGACGCCGCTTCGCTTATATTACCACTATTAACACAGGAGCTTCTGGCTATCATTTTGGTTATGCTGGTGATTATTGGCGTCAAGGATATTCTGAGGGTGAGGTAGGTGTTAACAATTTGACATGGGAAACCTCAACAAAGACCAATGTTGGTATAGAGTTGGGACTTTGGAATGAGTTTAACCTCCAGTTTGACTACTTCTATGAGCATCGTACCAACATATTCATGCAGCGTAAGACTATTCCTACACAGGCAGGTTTCTTGAGTAACCCCTATGCCAACTATGGCGTCGTAGACAACAGTGGTGTGGATGGTACTATTACTTGGAATCACAAGTTTGGCAAGGATTTGCGAGTAGCTTTAAGAGCAAATTTCACCTATGCTAAGAATGAAGTCAAGGAGTATGATGAACCAGAGTCAGTAAAGGGTACTTATCGTTCATTAACAGGTCGTTCTATTGGTACACTTTGGGGACTTCAGGCAGAACGTCTCTATACAGACGAAGATTTTGAAAATGGTAAGTTGAAGGCAGGTATTCCTACACCAAATATAGGCTCTGTAGTTCGGCCTGGTGACATTAAATATCGTGATATGAACGATGATGGTGTTATCGATGCCAAGGATGAAGGATATATAGGTGGAACAACGACTCCAAGAATTGTTTATGGTTTTGGTGGTAATGTCGAATACAAGAACTTTGACTTTAGTTTCTTCTTCCAAGGAACAGGACAGAGCTATCGTATTATAGGAGGTACTCAGTACTTTATTCCAGGAAGTGGTCAAGGAGTTATGGGAAATGTTTATGCAAACTATAAGGATTGCTGGACTGAGGAAAATCCGTCACAAGATGTGTTCTGGCCTCGTTTGTCGGAAAGCACCAATCCCAACAACAACTATGCCTCAACATGGTGGAAGAAAGATATGAGCTTCTTGCGTCTCAAGTCTATTGAGCTGGGTTATACCTTACCAAGGAGCCTTACTAAGGCCATTTATTCCAACAATATCCGCTTCTTTGTTAGTGGTAATAACTTGTTCTATATTTCTAAGTTCAAATTGTGGGATCCTGAGCTTGATACAACCGATGGACTAAAATATCCATCCATGCGCTCTGTAATGTTTGGGTTCCAGTTGAATTTTTGATTAGTAATAAATAATAAAAGACAAAAACAATGAGAAAGACATTATATATTGTGACAATGGTATTAGGCATGTTCGGATTCTCGTCTTGTTCAGATTATTTGGACAAGGAGAGTGACACCGAACTTGACTTGAAGATGGTCTTTGAGGACAAGACCCGTACCGAGGGATGGCTTGCCAATGTCTATTCTGGAATTCCTGATCCATATCTTGGCTATTTGCAGTATGAGGGTTGGGAGATTTTAGGTGACGACATGACACCTTCAGAGCGTTATCGCCAGTTCAGTGGTTGGAATGTCATTCCTTTTATCTTGGGCGAGTGGACTACCAACAGCTACTGGGATGGCAACTTCTGGGCCAATTTTCCACAGCGTATTCGTGAGGCAAACATCTTTATCCAAAATGTACATGCTTTGAACGAACAGGGCATAACCCCAACTGAGGTGGAGTACATGAAAGCTGAATGTCGCTTCATGAAGGCGTATTACTATGCCCTGCTTGCCAACACATACGGTGGTATTCCTTTTGCACCTGACGAAATCACACCATCCAACTTCAACTTGAGTGATCTGATGATTGGTCAAACTCCTTATGACCAAGTCATTGATTGGTGTGATAAGGAATTGCAGGCCGCTTCTAAGATATTGCCTGCCAAATATACAGAGGCTCGCAAGTATGGTCGTGCTACCAGTATCATGTGTCTGGCTGTAAGGGCGCGTATGTTGCTCTATGCTGCAAGCCCATTGGTTAATGGTAATACTGATTATGCCAACTACAAGAACGACAAGGGAGAAAACATCATAAGCCAGACTTACGATGCCAGTAAATGGAGAAAGGCTGCCGATGCTTGCAAAGAGTTAATTTCAGAGGCAGAGGCTGCTGGATATAAATTGTATGAGGTGAAAAAGGCAGATGGAACGATAGACCCATTTATGTCATATCAGGACATGATGTTTAAGTGTTTCGATGAGGGGAATACCGAAATTCTGTTCGCTCGTCCTGGTGGATGTAACTATTCTTATTATGAAGAGCTTGCTACACCTTTGCGTAGCAGCGGTAATGGTGGACTGGGTGTAACACAGTCTTTGGTGGATGCGTTCTCAATGGAGAATGGTCTTCCTATTACCGACCCTGCATCCAATTATAAGGAAGAAGGCTTCTCTGATGCCGACGAACAGCGCGACAATACCGACTGGGCCTCTCTTTGCAATGGAGGTTCCATCACTCGTAAGGGTACTTACAATATGTATTGCCATCGTGAACCTCGTTTTTATATTTGCGTAAACTTCAACAATGGTTATTTCAATCAGGAAGATCGTGTATATAATATGTTTAGAGGTGATGGAACAGAGACAGATAACAATGGAACTCATGATGCTCCTCAGAATGGTTACTTTGCAAAGAAGAAAATTTACTATAAGGATAATGTGAAACAAGGTAGTTATCAGTATCGCCCAGGTATACTTTACCGCTTGGGTGAGGCTTATCTCAACTATGCTGAGGCTCTCAATGAATGTGATCCAGGCAATGAGGAAATCCTGGTATACCTCAATAAGATTCGTGAGCGTGCAGGTGTTCGCCAGTATACAACAGGTAATACTGATGACAACTACATACATGTCAACCTCAATAATCAGTCTGAGATGAGAAATCTGATTCATGCAGAGCGTCGCGTAGAACTCAATTGTGAAGGACTGCGCTATGATGATTTGCGACGTTGGAAGGAAGCTGAGAAGGTGCTTACGGGTCCATTCTATGGAATGAATGCTTATGGGCGTGATGCTGCAAGTTTTTATAAGCGTACTGTTTATCAGACACGTGTTTACAAAAAGGCATTCTATTGGTTCCCTATCCACCAGAGTGAAATAGACAAAAATACGAAGTTGAAACAGGCTCCTTATTGGAATTAAACATAATATAACCATCAATTAGAAGATATTTATCATGAAGAAATTCATTTTATACATACTTGTCGCCATTCCTGTGTTTTTGGCAAGCTGTAGTGGTGATGACATTCGCTTTACTATTCCTGGAGTGGACGATCAGATGCACCTTGCTGCTTCTGAGGAATCGGTGACCCTTGAACAGGATAAGGGTGATGAGACTGCTATTTC from the Segatella copri genome contains:
- a CDS encoding DUF6377 domain-containing protein, which gives rise to MYTLEELDVVIKNSSVYTHKYEQRIDVLKQKLRRANNDEERLAVSRDIFAKYKPFKLDSAYVYAERKLSLAKKLNVYEDSVYSELDIAGIFTKSGNYLEANRILSALDVSLMSNDMRQYYYGLYGELYDALRQTAITSIQREYYERRRLLYRDSLKNLNVLNTDWDKAEFLITNQKYTDALHILLASYKKLTVDDREMGYVAYSISDIYRQINDKDKEKQYLIISAMSDLKNSIKEYVSLRRLATLLYEEGDVTRAYLYMRKSMEDATFCNARLRIIEVSDALPIIDNAYDAMRKSERAHITLGLIIVSFLLLLVGALMIYTRKQLHRIAHARRALEESNKSLNEMNQKLNSLNTQLTSTNDKLNEANTALQETNRSLFESNKIKNIYIMEFMNKCSAYIDKLDAYRRSLNKLAANGGLQELYRRLKSSAIVEDEIEEFFEDFDRIFLRIFPEFVVSFNGLMKEDENIQPKKVGRLNTELRIYALLRLGIVENEKIAAFLRCSKQTVYSYRSRIRLRSLYPEDFEERVAKID
- a CDS encoding glycoside hydrolase family 31 protein, with the translated sequence MKRLLSFAFIACAAFLTVTAQGVVSNNPVAATNAIVKCGNARFTVLTPEMIRIEYSAKGTFEDQATFTVVNRNLDVPQFTKTEDDTYLYITTSNLKLKYRKGTDPRTIPASSTNLTIAVNGDGVQSVWYPGKPDPLNLKGTCRTLDGLMGDSKRSEMENGLVSRSGWAVIDDSWSSSRADGGRSYALVPSTEVGYSWWADRADNHAMDTYFLGYGHNYKKAIADFTKIAGDIPLPPDYVFGYWYSKYASYSADDYRNIMKDLKTNKIPTDVMILDMDWHWNGNAYSGSEGRGGWTGWSWNTNLIPNATQLLSEMHEQNFKTALNLHPADGINEVESPSYFAAMKSELGGKYLNDDKNTINWSLDYTDFTKSFFKNIIRDHEKEGVDFWWIDWQQHLTSPYTNSLSETFWCNHVFYNEAAKRTGHRPVIFHRWGGLGSHRYQIGFSGDANISYDALAFEPYFTATASNVGYGYWGHDLGGHMYSSEELVNNPNLVLRWIQFGVFTPIFRTHATSDDRIERRIWKFSNFPTILEAVRLRYTLFPYIYTMARKTYETGISLCRPLYYEYPEVEEAYTYDGEYFFGDDILVAPITAQAGSDGKTNKEIWFPEGKWWSASTHEMIEGPCKRTMTFTEEQIPYFFREGSVIPFNPSTVMNVTERPDNLVLHVVAGANGEGSLYEDDGDNADYATDYAKTSLKQVCDGNRGEYIISERQGSVSKAPQNRSYVMHIYNTSAPISAQVDGVSATFSYDEATHCTTVEVPSGSCSLERKVVVEYSPATAIDKIGANKVSVAYDKTGQQLVASFGKLAQQVSLVVSNVAGKTLLANNYKQVDGFSEDLSMLMPQLYISKVVADSKTYVNKFIKE
- a CDS encoding SusF/SusE family outer membrane protein, with product MKRLFLSLYAILAVWGVKAADMPYSLELSQLYIIGDATPYAWDTSKTPDMEKINEGLFRWTGHLEAGKEFKFLNTRAFHKHIVGTSADQNIQVGQYYDLNLEINWELPGDKDLKFKPTVTGDYTVYVDLQSMKMVVCEKEDEVELPEKLYATGTALGGKVVELPQYGNVEFKTLLDLQPGNLILQDTPEATSSTKYYTSLFEGVDISFGQDYSSSLKCTTDKQTEGWSVSVPGKYTLYAIKDKHQAYAKIFKPRRTLYLVGGCLKKYWDYWTDPATCQFTPSSSNPEELVWEGYLSPTWSDDRQEPSKLKILTNQSWTSETFHPYVADTPLVGEGNFRSSGGDDVKWEISEAGNYRITINTATETIRGELLGSNAKELNAVTEVRKVEQDASVQIVCGKGTIYVKSTEKPVTISVCSIYGKQIASYSNIQEGVVAEGLAKGVYIVKTVGARTSCPKKIMID
- a CDS encoding carboxypeptidase-like regulatory domain-containing protein encodes the protein MKTFLKKTTALLCLCMLMPLTLLAQEMLKVQGTVTDASGEPLIGVNVRTSSSKAGAVTDMDGNYTIEVSPKATLVFSYVGFEALLPRR
- a CDS encoding SusC/RagA family TonB-linked outer membrane protein, which codes for MNVRQTFLCSLLLMPGVGAGVTTISAALPNVVQQQQKGIKASGTVVDNENNPLIGATVTVKGTKTIAITDMDGHFYIDVPNKNSVLVFNYLGFKPQEVKVGSDINFNIQLKEDAVSADEVVVVGYGNQKKLSVIGSIQTLDPGNLQMGSSRSMSNNLAGQLAGVIAYQPSGEPGYDNSQFWIRGISTFGAGGSSPLVLVDGVERSLNDIDPAEIESFSVLKDASASAMYGVRGANGVIIINTKRGSVAKPSIDFRFEQAITKPTKLPEFIGAAEYMTLLNNLCSDPSKRMFTKDQIMKTYTGYDKDLYPDVDWIDAITKDYATSTRGNMTVSGGTNILRYSLTASVYHETGIMETDDTLPYDTGSKLTRFNMRANVDLDLTKTTLLRFNVGGYLQNLRKSNSGTDNVFTHAFETPPFVHPAIYSDGTIPIASANRFNPWAESTQQGYYRGTRSKLESLFQLEQNLKMITPGLKFKATFAFDTYNENFVTRGKTPTYYGVAKSRGDEGELIHGVLSYGSEFLGHSSNANYGNNSTYLEFSLGYNHTFAKKHAVDALFLYNQRSYDWGDIQPKRSQGIAGRLSYTFDRRYVGEFNFGYNGSENFAKGHRFGFFPSLALGWIISEEKFMRNSADWLTLLKLKGSIGKVGNDDIGGRRFAYITTINTGASGYHFGYAGDYWRQGYSEGEVGVNNLTWETSTKTNVGIELGLWNEFNLQFDYFYEHRTNIFMQRKTIPTQAGFLSNPYANYGVVDNSGVDGTITWNHKFGKDLRVALRANFTYAKNEVKEYDEPESVKGTYRSLTGRSIGTLWGLQAERLYTDEDFENGKLKAGIPTPNIGSVVRPGDIKYRDMNDDGVIDAKDEGYIGGTTTPRIVYGFGGNVEYKNFDFSFFFQGTGQSYRIIGGTQYFIPGSGQGVMGNVYANYKDCWTEENPSQDVFWPRLSESTNPNNNYASTWWKKDMSFLRLKSIELGYTLPRSLTKAIYSNNIRFFVSGNNLFYISKFKLWDPELDTTDGLKYPSMRSVMFGFQLNF
- a CDS encoding RagB/SusD family nutrient uptake outer membrane protein, with translation MRKTLYIVTMVLGMFGFSSCSDYLDKESDTELDLKMVFEDKTRTEGWLANVYSGIPDPYLGYLQYEGWEILGDDMTPSERYRQFSGWNVIPFILGEWTTNSYWDGNFWANFPQRIREANIFIQNVHALNEQGITPTEVEYMKAECRFMKAYYYALLANTYGGIPFAPDEITPSNFNLSDLMIGQTPYDQVIDWCDKELQAASKILPAKYTEARKYGRATSIMCLAVRARMLLYAASPLVNGNTDYANYKNDKGENIISQTYDASKWRKAADACKELISEAEAAGYKLYEVKKADGTIDPFMSYQDMMFKCFDEGNTEILFARPGGCNYSYYEELATPLRSSGNGGLGVTQSLVDAFSMENGLPITDPASNYKEEGFSDADEQRDNTDWASLCNGGSITRKGTYNMYCHREPRFYICVNFNNGYFNQEDRVYNMFRGDGTETDNNGTHDAPQNGYFAKKKIYYKDNVKQGSYQYRPGILYRLGEAYLNYAEALNECDPGNEEILVYLNKIRERAGVRQYTTGNTDDNYIHVNLNNQSEMRNLIHAERRVELNCEGLRYDDLRRWKEAEKVLTGPFYGMNAYGRDAASFYKRTVYQTRVYKKAFYWFPIHQSEIDKNTKLKQAPYWN